DNA sequence from the Candidatus Zixiibacteriota bacterium genome:
GTATGCTGCAACCATCGATAATGCATTCCGACTCCGTGATTTCAGGTCCGGTAAGTGCGTGTGGAATAAGCTCAAATCGGTCATCATTTAGAACATGTCTTGCCACTACACTTGATACTTTCCCTGGGATTCCGTTTACCATGACTTTTATACTCTTCATTTTGCACCTCCGATATGTGATATGAAAGTGGGCATTAGTCACTTGCCATTAGACAGGGCGAGCAAATTCGAATACCAAATGACAAAATGACCGAAACAAATTCATTGGTAATTCAATGTTTTTGTCATTGGAGCATTTTCATTTTTGTAATTGTTTAGTATTTATCCCCGTCGGGATGCTTCGCGCGATCTTCGGATTTCGGATTTTTGACCGGAACCCAAGGTTTGCGGTCAAGCATTAAATATAACAGAAATATCAATTTGGCACATCAATTTTTTCCACAATTGATTTTATGCCCGGAAATTCCGTATTTTCAAGGGCGGTAAGATTATACTTCAAGTTTTTTATTGCCTTGGGGATATATTTTTCAAAGTATGTTTTTCCTCTTACCCGGCTCAGATAACCAAAGGCACCCAGTATCTGTAAGTTCCTTGTTATTGCGCAATATTTATAACAGGCAAGAAAATTTTGCGGATCAAGGCTAAAAATAGATGAAAGCATTTCAACGCAATAATTCAGCAGCTCGATCTGCACTGAGTGGGGTAATTCCACATAGGGATCAATCAGCAAGGATGCAAGGTCGTATTGGATCGGACCTATTCGCCCACCCTGATAATCAATAAAATAAAAGCGATTATTATTTACCATGATATTGCGTGACTGCATATCACGGTGCATAAATCCATTGACGGAAAATTCAAGGGCATTGCCTGCAAGGGTTACAAATTCGTCTTCAAGATCTTCAAAGCTGGTATCCATGCCAAGATATTCCTTTAAAAAGGCATCGACAAAGTAGCGGCATTCCTTTTCAAGAATAAGATCATGATTGTAAGAAGAAGTTTGATGTGTCCAGGCAGGTTCAAAGTCTGTGGCGCATGAGACAGAGAGCTCAACGAGAAGACGTATAACAGATTTGTAACACGAGATGATCTCACTATGATTTTCTGTGTTTTGGATAACGGTCTGAAGATTTACATCCCCCAGATCTTCAAGGAATACCAGACCTGAAAAAGTGTCATAAAGATAAGTCTTTGGAACCGGGATACCCTTGCCGTGCAGATGGCGGCCAATGGCGACAAAAGAGTCTGTTTCGTTGGTTGCACGTTGTCTTCTGATGCCGTGATCCGCCATCACGAGTGATCGTCTACCCGCGGTCA
Encoded proteins:
- a CDS encoding phosphotransferase, coding for MLDIIICNLQYAGCKAVIINTHHLYQKIDSFLDLQKYSIPVITRHEPEILGTGGAIKNLADFWDDKPFMVINSDIVTDIDLKKVYDFHLNHHHPVTLVLHDDPEFNTVSINHNGFITDFHEQVPSRTLPSSPSSGSKILRPKGTKILTFTGIQVLDPEVLGLIPSSVFSSSIDLYRKLISENKKVRAFISKEYFWKDIGTPERYWQAVFEKMAPEAFKRAFPDWLNNMITRTKLKGDGSERNWYRLTAGRRSLVMADHGIRRQRATNETDSFVAIGRHLHGKGIPVPKTYLYDTFSGLVFLEDLGDVNLQTVIQNTENHSEIISCYKSVIRLLVELSVSCATDFEPAWTHQTSSYNHDLILEKECRYFVDAFLKEYLGMDTSFEDLEDEFVTLAGNALEFSVNGFMHRDMQSRNIMVNNNRFYFIDYQGGRIGPIQYDLASLLIDPYVELPHSVQIELLNYCVEMLSSIFSLDPQNFLACYKYCAITRNLQILGAFGYLSRVRGKTYFEKYIPKAIKNLKYNLTALENTEFPGIKSIVEKIDVPN